In Gimesia panareensis, the genomic window CGAACGCCGCCGCAAACTGGGCGAACTCCGCTCGGCCCTCTTCATGCATGTCGCCACTCATCAGGGCAAATTTCCTGACAAGGCAGACGAGACGACCTTCGCCGACGAATTCTGGCTGCAGCCCGGTTCTCTGCAGGTGAAGTACGGTTATGTGAGTGGCACTAAAAAAGCGGACCCGCCCGTGCCCCTCGCTTTCGAGCAGGCCATTTACGGCGACGATCAGCAGCTGATCCTGTACACCGACGGCGCAATCAAGGTGCTGCCCACACCCAAAGCCCAGGACGTGCTCAATGGAAAATGAAGCCGTTGCCACAACCCGGAAACCGAGACGCTGGCAGGGAGAGCTCGTGGGATTCACACTGCCTGCAATCATCGTGCTGATGTGCGCCGGCGTGATGTTCCCCATACAGGCGGTGTTCTACCTGGCGGTGGGCTGGTTTCTCTTTTTAAAAAGGGTGCTCCCCGCAGTGACTGTTTCCCTGTCCGGAATCATCACCGCGGTTGTGTTTCTGGCGTTACTGGCACTGTTCATCCAGTTGCTCGGCACTCATCTGTTTCGCCTGTTGCGAAATCAGGAGCAGATTCCTGCTTCCCGCTATTGGCAGAAACGCTGGACCGGCGTCTGTCTGCTCCTGCTCGTGGTTGCTTTCACCGGCGGATTTGCGGTGGTCGGTGTGGCACACCAGAGTGCCTGGATGGTGACAGGCAAGCAGGCGGCGATCGAGACCACACGCGGTGAAAGTGCGTGGATTCTTTCTTCTCGATACAGTCTACGAAGAATTGGTCTGGGAGTCGTGAATTATTCAACGGGAGCAGATCACCACATCCCCTCCGGTATCTTTCGCAACGGCCAGCCTCTTCACAGCTGGGAAACCGAAATCCTGCCTTTCCTGGATCAGTCAGAGTATCGACAGAAAATTGATGAGACGCAGCCCTGGAATTCAAAGCGAAATTCAGAACTCTTTAAGCATGCCTTTACCACCTTCATTCCGCCGGGGGCAGAGCAGTATAACCGCCAGGGCTATGGCTTATCGTATTATTCGTTGAATAACCATGTCTTTTATCCTGGCAGTGACGCCCGTCTGGATGACATCCCGGATGGTCTGTCCCACACCCTCCTGGGGGGCGAAGTCTCCAGTCGCGTGCGTGCCTGGGGAGATCCGATCAACTTTCGCGATCCCGCCCGGGGCATCAGTCAGCATGACGACGGCTTCGGTGGTCCCTGGAGGTCAGGCGGAGCCAACATGCTGTTCCTCGACGGCAGCGCCCGTTTCATCAACAAAGACATCGATCCGGCAATCCTCAAAGCCCTGGCAACGCCCGACGGCGGCGAAGACGTCAGCGATTTCCTGGAGGGAAGGTGAAGCGATGACGACCGATCCGGAAACCACCAGCACAGAACAGACGACTCCAGTTAAATCGGGAGGGATTGCTGTCTATGTGGTTGTCGTGTTGACGCTG contains:
- a CDS encoding DUF1559 family PulG-like putative transporter, whose translation is MENEAVATTRKPRRWQGELVGFTLPAIIVLMCAGVMFPIQAVFYLAVGWFLFLKRVLPAVTVSLSGIITAVVFLALLALFIQLLGTHLFRLLRNQEQIPASRYWQKRWTGVCLLLLVVAFTGGFAVVGVAHQSAWMVTGKQAAIETTRGESAWILSSRYSLRRIGLGVVNYSTGADHHIPSGIFRNGQPLHSWETEILPFLDQSEYRQKIDETQPWNSKRNSELFKHAFTTFIPPGAEQYNRQGYGLSYYSLNNHVFYPGSDARLDDIPDGLSHTLLGGEVSSRVRAWGDPINFRDPARGISQHDDGFGGPWRSGGANMLFLDGSARFINKDIDPAILKALATPDGGEDVSDFLEGR